Proteins from a genomic interval of Osmia bicornis bicornis chromosome 11, iOsmBic2.1, whole genome shotgun sequence:
- the LOC123988307 gene encoding uncharacterized protein LOC123988307, with amino-acid sequence MADRKETVNEPAPEASINSATLRRLPPFWKENPAAWFITVEMTFDLARITSDDTKYRYVVTNLDHTVLPFVMDVLASPPARGKYEEIKKRIIEAFDESHETKLRKLLRGSEVVDEKPSHCLQRLRNLAGGQVGENVLRTLFLEQLPESMRTVLAISDTADLQRLALLADKIAEISVPRVAAIEASTPVIPPPSTRIEALEAKVEKLVSMVETLTTRPSRQPYRSQPRWRPRGSPGRGRSGSRLTSREGNNYCFYHRRFAERAHRCVIPCEWPGPPPTGASANPATQGN; translated from the coding sequence ATGGCGGACCGAAAGGAAACGGTAAATGAGCCCGCTCCTGAGGCATCCATCAATTCAGCTACCTTACGACGGCTACCGCCGTTTTGGAAGGAGAATCCGGCTGCATGGTTCATCACAGTGGAGATGACCTTTGATCTGGCGCGAATAACCAGCGACGATACGAAGTACCGTTACGTGGTGACGAATTTGGACCACACCGTACTGCCCTTCGTCATGGACGTATTGGCCTCTCCACCGGCGCGTGGTAAATACGAGGAGATAAAGAAACGGATCATCGAAGCATTTGATGAGTCCCACGAAACCAAATTGAGGAAGCTGCTGCGAGGAAGTGAAGTGGTGGACGAGAAACCCTCGCATTGTTTGCAGAGACTTAGAAATCTGGCTGGTGGGCAAGTCGGAGAAAACGTTCTGCGTACGCTCTTTTTGGAGCAATTACCGGAGAGCATGAGAACTGTTCTCGCTATTAGCGATACGGCGGATCTGCAACGGCTAGCGCTCCTAGCTGATAAGATAGCAGAGATTTCTGTGCCGAGGGTGGCGGCCATTGAAGCGTCAACCCCTGTGATTCCACCACCGTCCACCAGGATAGAAGCGCTGGAGGCTAAGGTGGAGAAGCTAGTCTCGATGGTGGAGACGCTCACTACACGACCGTCCCGCCAACCCTATAGGTCCCAGCCAAGATGGCGGCCACGCGGTAGCCCTGGAAGGGGGCGATCTGGAAGTCGGTTAACTTCACGCGAAGGGAACAACTACTGTTTCTACCACCGGAGGTTCGCTGAGAGGGCCCATCGATGCGTCATTCCTTGTGAATGGCCAGGTCCACCACCTACTGGAGCTTCGGCTAACCCTGCCACGCAGGGAAACTGA